In Musa acuminata AAA Group cultivar baxijiao chromosome BXJ2-10, Cavendish_Baxijiao_AAA, whole genome shotgun sequence, a genomic segment contains:
- the LOC103969155 gene encoding purine permease 3: MDVEGQNSNHQNQDAAPLTSKGLRRVLIVLNCVLLALGNTGGPLLLRLYFRSGGKRQWLSSWLVTGGWPIIFLPLLITYLHRRRHQIRPGHIHRTKLFFITPRLFLACAFIGVFTGLDDFLYAYGLAFLPVSTSALLLSTHLAFTAFFAFLIVKQKFTPYSINSVALLTVGAAILGLHVSSDRPDNVTKSEYYMGFILTLGSAALYALILPLVQLMYAKSKQAITYTLVMEMQLVMGCFATAFCTVGMLVSKDFQAIPREARHSERGESRYYAILVWSAVFWQFFFLGTVGIIFCVNTLLAAILIAVFIPVTGVLGVVFFEESFSSEKGVALVLALWGLASYCYGEYRHENDKKDKATPSNQLA, from the exons ATGGATGTGGAAGGCCAAAACTCCAATCACCAGAACCAGGATGCCGCTCCCCTGACGAGCAAAGGCCTGAGGAGGGTCCTCATCGTCCTCAACTGCGTCCTCTTGGCGCTCGGCAACACCGGTGGCccgctcctcctccgcctctacTTCCGCAGTGGCGGGAAGCGTCAGTGGCTCTCGAGCTGGCTCGTGACCGGCGGATGGCCTatcatcttccttcctctcctcATCACctacctccaccgccgccgccaccaaatCCGACCTGGACACATCCACCGCACCAAGCTCTTCTTCATCACCCCGCGACTCTTCCTCGCTTGCGCCTTCATCGGCGTCTTCACCGGCCTCGACGACTTCCTCTACGCCTACGGGCTGGCTTTCCTCCCCGTCTCCACCTCGGCTCTCCTCCTATCCACCCATCTGGCCTTCACGGCCTTCTTTGCCTTCCTCATAGTGAAGCAGAAGTTCACCCCGTACTCGATCAACTCGGTGGCATTGCTGACGGTCGGGGCGGCGATCTTGGGACTCCACGTAAGCTCCGACAGGCCGGACAACGTGACCAAGAGTGAGTACTACATGGGGTTCATCCTGACGCTGGGGTCGGCGGCGCTGTATGCGCTGATCCTGCCGCTGGTGCAGCTGATGTACGCCAAATCGAAGCAGGCGATCACCTACACGCTGGTGATGGAGATGCAGTTGGTGATGGGGTGCTTTGCGACGGCTTTCTGCACCGTTGGGATGCTGGTGAGCAAGGACTTCCAG GCGATTCCACGTGAAGCAAGGCACTCCGAACGGGGGGAGTCTAGATACTACGCGATACTTGTTTGGAGCGCCGTCTTCTGGCAGTTCTTCTTCTTGGGCACAGTGGGTATCATCTTCTGCGTGAACACGCTGCTGGCCGCCATCCTCATCGCCGTGTTCATCCCGGTGACCGGGGTGTTGGGTGTCGTCTTCTTCGAGGAAAGCTTCAGCAGCGAGAAGGGCGTCGCTCTCGTCCTCGCACTCTGGGGTTTGGCCTCCTACTGCTACGGAGAGTACAGGCACGAAAATGATAAGAAAGACAAAGCAACACCCAGTAATCAGCTTGCTTGA